GCGGTGACCAGCGCGGCGGTCTGCTCTTTCGATTCGATATTGGCCGAAGTCAACAAGACGCCGCCGGGTTTCAGATCGGCAAGCAACGTCTTCGTTGCATCGTCGAGCTTCGTGCCTTGCACTGTCACGATGAGATGGCGGGCAGGCCACAAGTCTTCAAGGGCATCCATTTCGCTGGGCGGCGTCTGCGGCTCGGCAGGTTCACCGGAAATAGACGCAGGCGGATTGGAAGGCCCGGCCGACTCCGAAGGCGTCGCCTCCGGCGCTGTTGTCTCGGGTCCCGGGCTGGTGTTCTCGCTTACGTCTATCGGGGCAGGTGTCTGAGACCTTCCATAAAGCCCGTAACACAAGGCGAAACCGGCCAGGAAAGCCAGCACCGGGATGAGTATCAGCCGGAAGGACAAATAGGGTTTGCGTTTGCGAACGTAGACTTCCACGATCCCTCTCCGCTTGACCGTCACGCGATGTCGACGGTATCACCGCCCCCACGAATGGGAATGGCTGGATGTAGCCTCCGGCCCTTGTGCTTGCGCTGCACAAAAGCCGCCGCCAGTTTGATGAGCCATAAACCGTAACACATTATGCAGGAATGGGTCCATCGGACCCAAATTTATCCAGCCCCCGGCCTGCCCGCCGTGAAGTCCTACTGCCCGGACTGGGCGAACAGATGCGCGAAGATCCCCGACCCCGGAAGGTTCTGCCCTCCGTCGGCCACGATCAGCGTTCCTGTTATATAGTCGGCCAACGGCGTAGAAAGGAAGACAGCCAACTGACCGATGTCTTCCACCCTGCCGAATCGGCGCAACGGAATCGCTTCCCGAAAGGAATCGCGCATCCCCTCGGGGAGAAGCCGCTCAAACCCCTCGGTTTCCTCGATGGGACCGGGTGCAATACTGTTGCACCGGATGCCGTAAGGCCCCCATTCCAGCGCCAGGTTCTGCATGAGGTTGTCGATCCCCGCTTTGGCGGCCCCCACGTGGCACTGCGCCATATAGGGCAAAAACGCCTGACCCGCAGATATAAAGATCACATTTCCACGGGTCTTCTGCAGTTGGGGCAAGGCGGCGCGGCACGCATTGAACGACCCGAGCAAGTCGATATCCACAACCGCCTTGAACCCATTAGGGCTCAAGGCCTCGGCTGGACACGGGAAGTTCCCTGCCGCTCCGCAAACCAGAGTCTGCATCGGGCCAAGCGCCTCCTCGGATTGCCTCAAGGAGGCTTCAAGCGCGGCGTAGTCGCGCACATCCGCCGCTACGGCCGATACGTTCGCGCCGAGGGCGCGCAACTCGTCCGCGGCACGATCCAGTTTATCCTGATTCCGGCCGCAAATACCGATGGACGCTCCAAGAGCGGCAAAACACTTGGCAATACCCAGATTGATGCCGCTTCCGCCCCCGGTTACAAACACAGTCTTCCCGCGAAAGAGATCCTTCGAGAAATACGATGTGACCTTCATGAGAAAACACCTCGGTTTTGATACAGCCGCCAGCAAGAAGCGGAGTATAGCACACGCAGCGGAGAGATGTAAGGCGCTAGCAGACTATCCGAGGCACTCTGTCAATGGTTTGTTCGGTATCGACTCCTCCTTAAACTCCAGGATGCGGGCATTTCCGGAGCATAGGATTGAATTTTTTGCTAGTTCACGGGCACCTATCTAAATAAATACTTGCGAAACTAAGAAAGCCGCGCTAAACTTGCTTCTCGCAGGGAATACCCGGCGACATGGCAAGCCGTGGGAGGAATGTCGCCGACTTAAGGGCCTTTGTTTTAATTACTTACGTTTAGGGAATGCGCGGAAGGAGGGACCATGAAGGGGAGCACTGTAGGTTCACGAAGAAGCATAGTGGGGATGCTTCTCACGGGAATGGCGCTGGGAGCCATTCTGCATTTTGGCCTATGCGCCGTAGGCTCGTTGACGCCGGTCGGGCAAATGGCGTCGTTCGCTGGGGTGGTTGACGCTCAGGCAGAGCTACAGAACGTCACCGTTGGCGGAGAAATCCGGTTGCGGGCGCGCTACTGGCACAACGTGTACGACGACACGCTGCCGGGCGGCTTGTCCTTGGATCGGGTACCGACATTCTTCCTGCCCAGGAGGCCGATCGGTCTGGGCGGAACCCGAAGCCGGTACATCTTCGACGAGCGCGTCACCGACCGCGAAATCGTCGAACAGAAGACACTTCTGAACGTTAACGCCGATTTCACCAATCACGTCAATGCAACGATAGTTGTCGAATCCTTCGACCTGTGGGGCGACGATTTCCGGTCCGATTACATTACGGGCGCGGACTTCCGGGCCAACACGGGAACGGACGTCGAGATTACGCAGTCCTTCATCGACGTGGAGAACCTGTTCGACACGCCTCTGACGTTGCGTATCGGCCGTCAACCACTCGCGATTGACAAGCGGTGGCTGGTCAGCGACTACATTTCCGGTACGCTGGCAATCACGTTCGACGGCGTCCGTCTGATGTACCACGGCGACCTGTGGGAAATCGACGCGTGGGCAACCAAGCTCGCGGAAGGCGGCGTAGGCGAGCAGGACGGCGATGTCGATTTCTACGGCGCGCACGCGACCTTCAAGCCCTTCGATTGGCTGAACGCGACCGCCTACTATTTCCTGGTCCGCGATGGCCGTAGCCTGAACGACACCAACGCTTCCGCTCCCGTCGAATGGTTCGAGGACTTCTTCGGCCGCGACAACTACGATCCGACGTACCTCCACACCATAGGCACGCGCCTACGGGGCGAAGCGATGGGCTGGGACTACGACATCGAAGCGGCCTATCAGTTTGGCGAGATGGACGCGGTCGGCTCGCGGTTCGTTCCGAATGGATTCGCCTACGGCGACGACAGCGCGCGCATGGACGCGTGGGGCGTCGACGTGGAAGTCGGTCACACGTTTGAGAACATCTTCATGAAGCCGCGCGTCAAGGTAGGCGGCGCTTGGATGTCCGGCGAAGACAACCGCGAAGTGGATTTCCTCGATTGGATCAATCCGATCGATCGCCCCGATTCGAGCATGTCGTTCAACCGCCTGTTCTCCGGAACGGTCTATAGCTGGACGCTCGATGTCGGTCAGGACATGTCGAACTTCAAGCACATCCGCGTTGGCGCGGAGACGCAGTTGACGGAGTCTGTCACGGCATCCATCACCGCCACGAAGTGGTGGGTCGATGAACCGTTCGAGATGCCGGCCATGTGGAAGGTCGGGCGCTTCCGCGTTCCGCTTGCGCCCGCGCTCAGCTTCCTCTCCGAGGAAGGCTCCGACGATATCGGCACCACGGTGCTGTTGTGGCTGCGCTACAACTACTCCGAAGACTTCTACATCGCGCTGGGCGTCGAGCACCTGTTCACCGGCGATGCGCTTGAAGACGGGTCCTTCCTGCACCGGAACGGCCTTGAATTCACCGGCGGCCTCAACGGCGACGACGGCACATATTTCGTGATCGACAGTGGTATCAAGTTTGGCGGTCCAGGCCGCGCGGTCGACCTGCACCAGATCGAATACCGCACGAAGAAATAAGCCGCTTCAGCGAGACCTAGCAGTATCCACACCGGCGAGGGTGCCCCCCTCGCCGGTCTTGTTTTTGGTGAGGACAAAATGCGTGGTGGGCAATGTGTCAGAACCGGCGTGCGGTCGAGGACATCGGAACGCGCGTTAACGCTTCAGGTCGGGCGTTCCCAATCGGCAAACGGCCTCGGGGGTGATGAGATCGTTGAACTGTTCGGAGGTTAGGAGTCCGTCACGCAGCACGATCTCGCGGATGGTCTTGCCCTTGTCTTTCGCCTGCGTCACGACCTTACACATGCGGTCGTAGCCCAATGCGGGCAGCAGCGCCGTGGCGATGGCGGTTGAGCTTTCGACGTGCGCGCGGCACCGAGCTTCATCGGCTTCGATTCCTTCCACGCAGTGCTTGCGCAGAATGTCGCACGAATTGGCGAGCAAGTCGCAACTCTCAAGCAGACAATTCGCCACCAGCGGGAGGAAGGCATTGAGTTCGAGGTCGCCGCGGGAACATGCGTGGGCAATGACGGCATCGTGGCCCATCACCAGCATGGCGGCTTGGCTGACCGCTTCCGGAATCACCGGATTCACTTTTCCCGGCATGATGGACGAACCGGCTTGCCGCGCGGGAATCCGTATTTCGCCAAGCCCAGCCTCGGGCCCGGAAGACAACAGCCGCAGGTCGCTGCTCACCTTCAGCAACGACACGGCGCACGCCTTGAGTATGCCGGAGACCTCGACAAATACGTCGGCGTTCTGCGTGGCTTCGACCAGGTTCTCCGCGCGCGCGAAACCGATGCCGGTCTGTTCGCGCAACGTGTCGACTACGCGGAAAATGTATTGGCGCGGCGCGGCAAGGCCGGTGCCGATGGCCGTGCCGCCGAGGTTCACCACGCGAAGCCGCTCTTCGCACTTGAAGATGCGCCAACGGTCGCGATTGAACGCTTCGGCATACGCGCCCATTTCGCGGCCCAACGTCGTAAGCACGGCATCCTGCATCTCCGTGCGTCCCACCTTGACGATGTGCGCGAACTCCTTCTCTTTCGCTTGAAAGGCTTCCTGCAACGCGACAACACGTTCCTCAAGACGCTTGATCAGGCGAATTGCCGCCAGCTTCAACGCCGTGGGGTAGGTGTCGTTGGTGGATTGATGCAGGTTGATGTCGTCGAGCGGCGACACGCGGTCGTAGGCGCCGCGCGGCAGCCCCAGCAGTTCGAGGGCGCGATTCGCGATCGATTCGTTCGCGTTCATGTTCGTGCTCGTGCCCGCGCCACCCTGCAGCGCGTCGACCACGATGTGTTCGACCAGCGAACCGTCTGCCAACTCGCGGCACGCTCGGAGAATGGCGTCGGCCTTGGACGGGTCCGCGGCCCACGCGCCGAGCGCGTGATTGGTCAACGCGCATGCCAGTTTGACCACGCCGAACGCGCGCGCCAACTCTGGATGCACGGAACGGCCCGCCAGGGGGAAATTCTCCAGCGCCCGCGCCGTGTGCACGCCATAAAGAGCGTCGGCGGGCACGGAAACGCCGCCTAACAGGTCATGTTCCGCGCGATGTGAATGTGTCGTGTCCATTGTGGATTATGAAATTGGCGATAGACTCCGGACCGCCGCGGATTCCCGGAGGCCGATCCGTGGGCTGCTGAAAGCCATCCCTATTTCGGATGGTCGAAGATCATCTCCTGCACTTGCACACCCTCGACGGCCTTCAACTTGTCGCGCATCTCTTGAATCAGACTCACCTCGCCGAACATCTCGAGAATGACGAGTCCATTGGGCGAGCAAAAGCTTTTGTCGACTTCATGCAGGCCGAGGCGCGTCTTGATGTTGCAGCCGTACTGAGAAAACAAATCTTGAATCACGCGCGCGTTCTTGACGCGGTTCGTGATATGCACCCCGAGAATATAATGGTTATCCATGGAATTCGATTCCCCCTTCACGTTGCACGGTATTTCCGATCCTGCTACACGTACACATCGCGCTCGCCATTCTTCACGCGTTCCATCATGCCCTCGGAGACGTTCCGCCGAGACGGGGTAAACCGCTGAAGCGTCTGCTTGATGCACGCTTCGCCGATCGCTTTCGTCTCGGGCGTCCCGTAGTCTTCGAGATACTCCAGGAATGTGCTGAGCGCGTTGACGTCGCAATGATCCTTAATTTTGCCCGGCTTCGCAAGATCCATGAAATCGGCCCCCGTGCGCCCCAGGCGGTAACAGGCCGTGCAGAACGAAGGAATGTACCCCAGTTCGGCGATATCTCGAATGACTTCATCGAGAGAGCGGTGGTCGCCGAGCGAGAATTGGCTGCCGTCGTACTCTTCTTCGGCGTAGCCGCCGGGATTCGTGCGGCTGCCTGCGGAGATCTGCGACACACCCACCGCGAACGTCTCACGGCGAATGTTGGGTGTCTCGCGAGTCGACATGATGATGCCAGTGTAGGGCACCGCCAAACGAAGGATCGCGACGAGCTTCCGGAAGTCAACGTCGGAAACAGGGTGCGGCGGATGCGAGGCCATGTTCGAGCCGACGGCGGGTTCGAGCCGCGGAACACTGATGGTGTGCGGCCCGACGCCAAACTTCTTTTCCAGATGTTCGATATGCTGCATCAAGGCCAATACCTCAAAGCGCCAATCGAACAGCCCGAACAGAATGCCCACGCCCACATCGTCGATCCCGGATTCCATGGCGCGATCCATTGCAGAGACGCGCCAGTCGAAATCCGCCTTCTTGCCGGACGTGTGCACTCTCGCGTAGGTCTGGCGGTGATACGTTTCCTGGAACAACTGATACGTGCCGATGCCGGACGCCTTCAGCTCTTCGAATTCTTCCAGGGTCAGGGGCGCAACGTTCGCGTTGATGCGCCGGATCTCGCCGCGCCCGCTCTTGACAGAGTAGATGGTCTCGATAGACTTGAGGATATACGGGAACCCCTCATCGGGATACGATTCGCCTGCCACGAGCAGAATGCGTTTGTGCCCCTGATCGATGATGATCTTCGTTTCGTTGGCAATCTCTTCCTGCGTGAGCGCGCGCCGCTTCACGTCGGTATTTGTCTTCCGAAACGCGCAATACAGGCACTCGTTGTTGCAGAGATTGGAGACATAGAGGGGCGCGAAGAGAACGAGGCGCCGCCCGTAGATCTCTTCTTTGACGCGACGCGCCGTGTCGAAGAGTTCGGACAGCAACTGCGGGTCGCTCACGGCCATCAACGTGGCCACGTCGTCCGCGTTCAGTCCTTTAAGCTCGAACGCTTTTGCCAAGACTTCACGCACACACGCCGCGTCTTTTCTTGCGCCGTGTTGCAGGGTCGCCTCAATTCGTTCTTCGTCGATAGGAACCGTATCTGTCGTATTCATCAGAAATCACCGTACCTTTTCTATTTCTATGGAGCCTGCCACACACGGCCTCATCCCGAAATAAAGTTCCAACAGGCCCAGCGAAAGCCTTCCGTTTCCGCTGGGCCTGTCCCGATGAGGCC
This DNA window, taken from Candidatus Hydrogenedentota bacterium, encodes the following:
- a CDS encoding aspartate ammonia-lyase, whose protein sequence is MDTTHSHRAEHDLLGGVSVPADALYGVHTARALENFPLAGRSVHPELARAFGVVKLACALTNHALGAWAADPSKADAILRACRELADGSLVEHIVVDALQGGAGTSTNMNANESIANRALELLGLPRGAYDRVSPLDDINLHQSTNDTYPTALKLAAIRLIKRLEERVVALQEAFQAKEKEFAHIVKVGRTEMQDAVLTTLGREMGAYAEAFNRDRWRIFKCEERLRVVNLGGTAIGTGLAAPRQYIFRVVDTLREQTGIGFARAENLVEATQNADVFVEVSGILKACAVSLLKVSSDLRLLSSGPEAGLGEIRIPARQAGSSIMPGKVNPVIPEAVSQAAMLVMGHDAVIAHACSRGDLELNAFLPLVANCLLESCDLLANSCDILRKHCVEGIEADEARCRAHVESSTAIATALLPALGYDRMCKVVTQAKDKGKTIREIVLRDGLLTSEQFNDLITPEAVCRLGTPDLKR
- a CDS encoding SDR family oxidoreductase → MKVTSYFSKDLFRGKTVFVTGGGSGINLGIAKCFAALGASIGICGRNQDKLDRAADELRALGANVSAVAADVRDYAALEASLRQSEEALGPMQTLVCGAAGNFPCPAEALSPNGFKAVVDIDLLGSFNACRAALPQLQKTRGNVIFISAGQAFLPYMAQCHVGAAKAGIDNLMQNLALEWGPYGIRCNSIAPGPIEETEGFERLLPEGMRDSFREAIPLRRFGRVEDIGQLAVFLSTPLADYITGTLIVADGGQNLPGSGIFAHLFAQSGQ
- the hydG gene encoding [FeFe] hydrogenase H-cluster radical SAM maturase HydG, with amino-acid sequence MNTTDTVPIDEERIEATLQHGARKDAACVREVLAKAFELKGLNADDVATLMAVSDPQLLSELFDTARRVKEEIYGRRLVLFAPLYVSNLCNNECLYCAFRKTNTDVKRRALTQEEIANETKIIIDQGHKRILLVAGESYPDEGFPYILKSIETIYSVKSGRGEIRRINANVAPLTLEEFEELKASGIGTYQLFQETYHRQTYARVHTSGKKADFDWRVSAMDRAMESGIDDVGVGILFGLFDWRFEVLALMQHIEHLEKKFGVGPHTISVPRLEPAVGSNMASHPPHPVSDVDFRKLVAILRLAVPYTGIIMSTRETPNIRRETFAVGVSQISAGSRTNPGGYAEEEYDGSQFSLGDHRSLDEVIRDIAELGYIPSFCTACYRLGRTGADFMDLAKPGKIKDHCDVNALSTFLEYLEDYGTPETKAIGEACIKQTLQRFTPSRRNVSEGMMERVKNGERDVYV
- a CDS encoding alginate export family protein, whose protein sequence is MKGSTVGSRRSIVGMLLTGMALGAILHFGLCAVGSLTPVGQMASFAGVVDAQAELQNVTVGGEIRLRARYWHNVYDDTLPGGLSLDRVPTFFLPRRPIGLGGTRSRYIFDERVTDREIVEQKTLLNVNADFTNHVNATIVVESFDLWGDDFRSDYITGADFRANTGTDVEITQSFIDVENLFDTPLTLRIGRQPLAIDKRWLVSDYISGTLAITFDGVRLMYHGDLWEIDAWATKLAEGGVGEQDGDVDFYGAHATFKPFDWLNATAYYFLVRDGRSLNDTNASAPVEWFEDFFGRDNYDPTYLHTIGTRLRGEAMGWDYDIEAAYQFGEMDAVGSRFVPNGFAYGDDSARMDAWGVDVEVGHTFENIFMKPRVKVGGAWMSGEDNREVDFLDWINPIDRPDSSMSFNRLFSGTVYSWTLDVGQDMSNFKHIRVGAETQLTESVTASITATKWWVDEPFEMPAMWKVGRFRVPLAPALSFLSEEGSDDIGTTVLLWLRYNYSEDFYIALGVEHLFTGDALEDGSFLHRNGLEFTGGLNGDDGTYFVIDSGIKFGGPGRAVDLHQIEYRTKK